A single region of the Candidatus Aminicenantes bacterium genome encodes:
- the queF gene encoding preQ(1) synthase, producing the protein METVPFKNRGADTRVEIRNPEFTSLCPKTGLPDYGTVTVTYVPDKTIIELKSLKYYFLQYRNSGIFYENLAKLILTHLVEKVQPLEMVVEAEFTPRGGLTTKVVSTYKK; encoded by the coding sequence TTGGAAACCGTCCCCTTCAAAAATCGGGGCGCGGATACCCGGGTGGAGATCCGCAACCCCGAGTTCACCTCCCTTTGCCCCAAGACCGGCCTGCCCGACTACGGCACCGTCACCGTCACCTACGTGCCCGACAAGACGATCATCGAATTAAAATCGTTGAAATACTATTTTCTGCAATATCGCAACAGCGGCATCTTCTACGAGAACCTGGCCAAGCTGATCCTGACGCACCTGGTCGAAAAGGTTCAGCCGCTGGAAATGGTCGTCGAAGCCGAGTTCACCCCCAGGGGGGGATTGACGACAAAAGTGGTTTCAACCTACAAGAAATAA